The Pseudomonadales bacterium region AACTTAGTGCCGAAAGGCACGCATAGCTATGAGAAAATGATAAAGCCCTCTGAGCTTGCAACTATGGCCAGACAGGCAGGCTTAATCATTGAAAACATAAGCGGNATGGAATATAACCCGATCAGCAAACATTATTTTCTAAGCGATGACAGCTCGGTTAATTANCTTATGCATGCCCGCAAGCCNTAGCGAAAACAATGCCAACGCTATTATTTGATTTAGACGGCACCTTGGTTGATACCGCCGCTGACTTTGTTGCGATACTCAACACTATGTGCGAGCAACAAGGTATCTTGCCACCCTCGGCTAAAGTGATTCGTAATACCGTTTCTGATGGCGCTGGCGCGCTCGTCACACTCTGCTTTCAAGTTCAGGAAAACCAGCCCGAGTTCTCAACGCTGCAGCAAACACTGCTAGAGCGCTATGCGCTATCTGTTGGTCAAGCAGCTACCCTATTTGATGGCATGCAAGAAGTCTTATTGGCCTGCGCAAAACAACAGAGCAGCTGGGGCATTATTACCAATAAACCTTGGCGATTTACCGAACCGCTTATTCAGCAAATTTTCTCAAACCCAGAGCACAGACATTTGGCGCCTAAGAGCATTATTTGCCCGGAGCATGTTTCAAGCCCCAAGCCGAATCCTGAGGGCATCCTACTTGCCTGCGAGCAATTAGCCGTGGCACCAGAGCATTGTCTTTATATTGGCGACCACCGACGCGATATCGAAGCGGGTAAAAACGCCAATATGCCGACCGTAGCCTGCCAATATGGCTATGTAAAGCCGGATGACCAGATAGTCGACTGGCAAGCTGATTATATTATCGATAAGCCAATAGACCTTTTACGCTTACTTTAATTTATTAAATTTGGCTGCCACTGGCTAATGATAAACACCGCCTAAGATCGCATCGAATATGCTAGAGCCTTAAGCGAAGTTGCTGACAAGCTCGTTGATGCAAGTCGCTGAAATCCTCACTGCAGGTAAGATGCTCAACTGTACTGCCGGTGCTGATGTCAGCATCACGCAATGCATAAAAAGCTGCATCAAGAATTTCAGCCGAAGCCTCTGCTTTAGGCTTACAATGAATGCGCGCATTATCTTGATGATGATCGAGATTTTGTGTTGGGTACTCAAGCTGAACACCCAAACCTAACAAGCGCACACTATTGGTCAGCTCGCCGCTGGGTGATAACAGCTTATTTAACAGTACGGCAAAATCAGCAGCTTTCAGTGAGGCAGCATGATCCAATGCCATAGGCCATTGGCACTCTCGGGTATGCACAGAAAAATCACGGTATTTGATTTTTAGCTGCAATGATTTAATTGACACAAGTGATTGCTGCTGCAAAAACATGCGATAACTATTGTGATAACGCTCGGGCAGTTGATCAATCGGCAATTGCTCAGGCTGCTCTGCAATACGCTGTTTAAATTGCACTAAACGCTGTTGCAGATTAACTAACAACTGCTGCATAAGCTGCTGCAAGCTACTCAGCTGAGCAATATTCTGGCTGAAGGTTCGCTCAACCGATATCGATTTACGTAAACTGAAGGGCTTTACAATGCGGGGGTCTTGACCTTGAGCGTAGCTGGCTAAACGATCAGCGAATCGTCCAAAATGCCGATGTAATTCTGTCGCTGTCAAATTTTGTAAGTCGGCACAACGCTGGATATGCAGCGCTTGCATTTTCGCCAAGGTAGATTTACCCACGCCAGGAATTCGCTTAACCGGCAATGCAGCAACAAAGCTTGCCACATCATTTGGAGCAATCACCGTTTGCCCATTCGGCTTTTGCCAGTCACTGGCAACTTTTGCCAAAAACTTATTCGGCGCCACACCCGCAGACGCGGTAATCCCTACCTCGTTAAAAATTTGCTGACGAATTGCCTCAGCTATTCGACTCGCAGAGCCTTGATATTGCGTCACATCACTAACATCTAAAAATGCTTCATCCAGTGACAAGGGCTCGATCACATGAGTAAAACGCTTAAAAATATTGATAATGGCGGCTGATACAGATCGATATCGGTCAAACCTAACAGGTTTAAGTATCAGCTCTGGGCAACGTTTAAAGGCCTCATGCGTTGGCATCGCTGAATGCAAACCAAACTGCCGCGCCTCATAATTACAGGTTGCTAATACTCCGCGCGTGCGAGAGTGCCCACCTACAGCGACGGGCTTCCCTATTAATTGCGGATCATCCCTCTGCTCTACAGCAGCGTAAAAACAATCGCAGTCAATATGAATAATCTTTTGCATGTATTCAGTGTAACTCGATACTGTATATTTAACCAGTTTTTTGCAGGCGATTCGTCAAATTGATTTATACAATGCCTAAGCATTAATTAGCCTATAGCTCTATTCTATATAGTATGATTGATCTGCATAACAGATAGGATAGAAAGGAAAGAACACTCACCATGACTATAGAACAATGGCAGCCTGAATCTGAGAGCGGCGATAATGCTATAGATTTTAGTATTGTAGAATGGCTAATCGGCCAGATAAGTGATTCAAGTCAAGAACAAATCCTCTTACTGGTTCAGCAACTGGAAATTGATCAGCAGCAAGCTTTAACGCCGCTAATGCAATTGAAGCAAGAGCTATGGATAGAGAGATATCGGCAACTAAATGCGACACAATGTAAAAATTTAATTTTCTTTTTCACTGCCGCCGAATCTGCTTATGCTGCGTTGACTGCTAACGAGCATTCACCAGCGATTGCCTTCAATCAATTATTAAAATCTATGCAGCAAAAATTATCTCAGCAAGAGCTATTATGGATTCGCTCTAACAGTCAAAATAGATATATTCCGAACGGAAAAATTTTTTAAATCGCATTTTTTTATCATTATCATACTTTTTAGCCGATTTAAGCTAAAAAACAGTTCTCTTATTTGTTTATATTTTGTACGCTTAGTCTAGTTGTAATAATTTAATAAGATTGACTGATAGGTGACTTATCATATGGCTAACAAAATGCTTAAAGATCTAGAAAAAGAATTTGATAAATTAAAAAAATCGCTGGACACTGCCCGTGCAAAAGCAGTTACGCAAGGTGAAAAGGAAGTCGCCAAATTAAAGAAACAGCTTCAATCCTCTAGCAAAAAAATTCAAACACAATCTAAAAAATATCAAGCTGCAAAGAAAAAGAAAGTTGGTGTTGAGGCAGCCGAACTTGCGGTGAAAGAGGCTAAGGCAACACAAGTTGCAATACGCGATGCCCTCACTGCAACCAAAGCGGCATTAATTGCAGATAAAAAGGCGCTAAAGAAAGCGGCTGACTTGGCGAAAGCTGAAGCTAAAGTTTTAGCTGAACATGCGAAAGCTGAAGCAAAAGAAGCAAAAGCTGCAGCAAAAAAGCTTGCTGCTAAATTAAAGAAACAAGATGCGGCAAAAGCAAAAGCAGCAAAGGCTGCAGCTAAAAAAGCTAAGCCTAAAAAATCAACCGTTAAATCAACGGTTAAATCAGCACCGGTAAAAAAAGCGCCAGCAAAAAAAGTAGCCGCAAAGAAGAAAGCTGCGGTTAAAAAAGCGCCGGCAAAAAAAGTTGCAGCAAAAAAGAAAGCGGTTAGCAAAAAACCAAGCGTTAAAAAAGCGCCCGCTAAAAAAGCAGTAGCTAAGAAAGCCATTACTAAGAAAGCTGTCGCGAAAAAAGCATAATGCTTATCGCTGTTATTTAAGCTTTCGGCGAGGGCTAGCTAAGCCAGTGTTTTCTTACTTTGCTCACTGTTGAAAACACCCTACAATAAGGCAACTTCGGTTGCCTTATTTTTTTACTGCTGCATTAACAGACTGATCTTTTACTATGCCCGCACATTCACAAAGCCACTTTGGCATCACTATTTTAAAGTCTCAACACAAAGACATAAAACGACTGCGCAAACAATACCCCACCAGTATTCACGGCAACAAAATATGGAAATCCAGTTTTTTATTGATGGATTATTTTACCGACCACCCGATTCCTAAGTCATGGAAAGTGTTAGAACTCGGTTGTGGCTGGGGACCAAGCAGTTTATTTTTAAACAAGCAATACGGTGTCGATGTAACCGCCGTTGACGCTGATGAAGATGTTTTTCCATACATTCAACTACATGCTGAAATTAATGACGCGGAGTGTTTATTTTGGCCCACGTATTTTGAGCACATTACCACGCAGCAATTATCTGAATATGACCTTATTATTGCTGCCGATGTTTGTTTTTGGGACGAACTCAGTGAGATTCATAAACAGCTGATTGATCGAGCGATTAAAGCCGGTGTGCGAAAAATTGTCTATGCTGATCCAGAGCGATCGCCATTCTTAACATTAGCACAACAATGCGAAGCAGAATATTGCGCAGAAATTTACGATGTGGATTTAGGTGAGCCTAGCAAAGCAAGAGGCGCATTGATGGTTATAGAAAATCAATAACACACTTATGCGAATTGCTGCTTAACCTGGTTTAGTAAGTCCTGATGTTGATGTTGCCAGGCACTGGATAATAACCAGTCTTGCCAGATATTATCAGCATGCTCTTTGGCTTCATTGGCTTCATTGGCTAAGTGTAAATGTTGCAAGGCATCTTGCTCTTCTCGCGCCTCATGATGCTCTAACACCTGTCTAAACTGCATTTGCTGTTCCAGCAACTCTAAGATTGCGATGCGTTGCCGACGCCCTGTTAATGCCATAAAAGCATCGTAACGGTCAGATATCTTTTGCATCAAGCTAAGAATTTTCTCATGCTCTTGTATATATAAACTGGCTGGCCATCGCCAGGTGTGCTGCTCTATCATGGTCGTTGCAAATAACTGTCTATTTTCAAACTCAATATGTTGCTGTAAACCCGTTGCAAATACTGTCCACAGTTGTTGTGCCAAAGCGTATTCATGTAAGATCAACGCTTCCTGCTGCAATAAATACCATTGCCAAAGATCTTTATGCTGTTCAGCTATAGCTGGTGTGAGAGCTTCATTAAGCGTTGAATTAAGCTGTCTTATCAATTGCTCATCTCCGGATGCTTGATTACACTTATTATATGCTTTTGAATCAGGAACAGCCTTATATTCTGCCTATCTGTGATGAGCCACTTCAGCTAATTTTTGAGGATGAGGCCATTATAGTAGTGAATAAACCCTCTGGCTTACTTTCTCAACCAGGCAAACATCCGCTTAACCAAGATTCTGTTTTGTTACGCTTACGCCAACTTTACCCCCAGGCAGAATTAGCGCACCGTCTCGACCTTGACACCTCAGGCGTATTAATTGCCGGCACCAACCGTACTCATCAAGCTCAGTTAAACCGTCAGTTTGCAGAACGGGACGTCAAGAAAAGCTATACCGCTTTAGTAACAGGACTGCTGTCTGAAGCATCTCAAGGGCATAAGGGATTGCGCTTTACAAGCTCTAGCAGTGGTATAATCGATATCCCGATTGGCCCCGATCTAGCTAATAAACCTAAGCAAAAAATTGACTGGCAATACGGCAAATCAGCCATCAGCCATTTCGAACGAATAGACTATTGCTCAGAAAAAAATATTAGCCGTGCTATTCTCAGCCCCTATACCGGCCGATCGCACCAGCTGAGGCTTCATTGCCAGGCGATTGGCCATGCTATCTTAGGCTGTGATTTATATGCTGACGAAGCTACCTATCTGCAGATGCCAAGGCTAGCCTTACATGCACATCAGTTAAAACTGAAGCACCCCGTCACCCAAGAAACCCTTTGTTTTAATGCTGCAGCACCGTTTTAGCTGGCTTATTCGGCGTAGTTGGCTTAATCGGCTTAGCCATAAATGCAAGCTGACCCAGTTCGGCAAATTCGGCAGTGAAATGGCAAGGCGCTAATGGGGTCATCTTGATTAAATTTCCGGTCAGTAAAATATGCCCCTTTCGCAAAGGGAAGCC contains the following coding sequences:
- a CDS encoding HAD-IA family hydrolase; the encoded protein is MPTLLFDLDGTLVDTAADFVAILNTMCEQQGILPPSAKVIRNTVSDGAGALVTLCFQVQENQPEFSTLQQTLLERYALSVGQAATLFDGMQEVLLACAKQQSSWGIITNKPWRFTEPLIQQIFSNPEHRHLAPKSIICPEHVSSPKPNPEGILLACEQLAVAPEHCLYIGDHRRDIEAGKNANMPTVACQYGYVKPDDQIVDWQADYIIDKPIDLLRLL
- the dinB gene encoding DNA polymerase IV codes for the protein MQKIIHIDCDCFYAAVEQRDDPQLIGKPVAVGGHSRTRGVLATCNYEARQFGLHSAMPTHEAFKRCPELILKPVRFDRYRSVSAAIINIFKRFTHVIEPLSLDEAFLDVSDVTQYQGSASRIAEAIRQQIFNEVGITASAGVAPNKFLAKVASDWQKPNGQTVIAPNDVASFVAALPVKRIPGVGKSTLAKMQALHIQRCADLQNLTATELHRHFGRFADRLASYAQGQDPRIVKPFSLRKSISVERTFSQNIAQLSSLQQLMQQLLVNLQQRLVQFKQRIAEQPEQLPIDQLPERYHNSYRMFLQQQSLVSIKSLQLKIKYRDFSVHTRECQWPMALDHAASLKAADFAVLLNKLLSPSGELTNSVRLLGLGVQLEYPTQNLDHHQDNARIHCKPKAEASAEILDAAFYALRDADISTGSTVEHLTCSEDFSDLHQRACQQLRLRL
- a CDS encoding class I SAM-dependent methyltransferase; amino-acid sequence: MPAHSQSHFGITILKSQHKDIKRLRKQYPTSIHGNKIWKSSFLLMDYFTDHPIPKSWKVLELGCGWGPSSLFLNKQYGVDVTAVDADEDVFPYIQLHAEINDAECLFWPTYFEHITTQQLSEYDLIIAADVCFWDELSEIHKQLIDRAIKAGVRKIVYADPERSPFLTLAQQCEAEYCAEIYDVDLGEPSKARGALMVIENQ
- a CDS encoding RluA family pseudouridine synthase; this encodes MLLNQEQPYILPICDEPLQLIFEDEAIIVVNKPSGLLSQPGKHPLNQDSVLLRLRQLYPQAELAHRLDLDTSGVLIAGTNRTHQAQLNRQFAERDVKKSYTALVTGLLSEASQGHKGLRFTSSSSGIIDIPIGPDLANKPKQKIDWQYGKSAISHFERIDYCSEKNISRAILSPYTGRSHQLRLHCQAIGHAILGCDLYADEATYLQMPRLALHAHQLKLKHPVTQETLCFNAAAPF